Proteins found in one Litoribacterium kuwaitense genomic segment:
- a CDS encoding nucleotidyltransferase produces the protein MKSVGLVVEYNPFHNGHLYHLHESKRASGAEVVVAVMSGSFLQRGEPALLPRWERTQMALAAGVDVVIELPYTFAVQRADLFALGAISILDNIGCDAICFGSESGNLDLFNNAVQTIQFKREEYDALTRQAVAEGISYPAATQRAFQELVSGEQLDLSKPNNSLGFHYVNALYTLKSTMKPLTIARKHADYHDTEMAGSIASATAIREAFFSQGTLSADILQALPPSTATIMNNYIETYSKLHHWEDYFPMLQHQLNTATAARLQEVYEMEEGLEHRFRKYRFTSGSFQALLEAVKTKRYTRTRLQRALTHLLTGALKESMKPIARSPLEHLPQAARLLGFSEIGQKFLREANKNDDFTLQTRWKEAQCHHQVFSEQAAIVHALCLPSPEQTIRIREEINRIPLMKTP, from the coding sequence ATGAAATCCGTTGGACTCGTTGTTGAATACAACCCTTTTCACAATGGACACCTCTACCATTTGCATGAAAGCAAACGAGCGAGCGGCGCTGAAGTCGTAGTCGCTGTCATGAGCGGAAGCTTTTTACAGCGAGGTGAACCTGCTTTACTTCCCCGTTGGGAGCGTACACAAATGGCACTTGCTGCTGGAGTTGATGTCGTCATCGAGCTCCCTTATACGTTTGCCGTCCAACGCGCTGACCTTTTTGCACTTGGGGCCATCTCCATCCTAGACAATATAGGCTGTGATGCGATCTGTTTCGGAAGTGAGTCTGGCAACCTTGATTTGTTTAACAACGCGGTACAAACAATACAATTTAAGCGTGAAGAATACGATGCGCTTACTCGCCAAGCGGTCGCAGAGGGAATTTCCTATCCAGCCGCAACCCAAAGAGCTTTTCAAGAGCTCGTCTCAGGTGAACAGTTAGACCTTTCCAAGCCGAATAACAGCTTAGGCTTTCACTATGTCAATGCCCTTTACACCCTGAAGTCAACAATGAAACCTTTAACGATCGCGCGAAAGCATGCCGACTACCACGATACGGAAATGGCAGGGTCCATAGCGAGTGCAACCGCGATTAGAGAAGCATTTTTTTCACAAGGCACATTGTCTGCAGACATCTTACAAGCGCTACCACCGTCAACAGCTACAATTATGAACAACTACATAGAGACATACTCGAAGCTACATCATTGGGAAGATTATTTTCCAATGTTACAGCACCAGCTTAATACGGCAACAGCTGCACGTTTACAAGAAGTATACGAAATGGAAGAAGGACTCGAACACCGTTTTCGTAAATACCGTTTTACTTCTGGCTCATTTCAAGCACTGCTGGAGGCTGTCAAAACGAAAAGGTACACGCGAACACGACTCCAGCGCGCATTGACACACCTTTTGACTGGCGCACTGAAAGAGTCGATGAAGCCGATTGCGCGCTCACCATTAGAACATTTGCCACAAGCCGCACGACTGCTTGGATTTTCAGAAATCGGGCAAAAGTTTTTACGCGAAGCGAACAAAAACGATGACTTTACCCTTCAAACCCGCTGGAAGGAAGCCCAATGCCACCACCAAGTGTTTTCCGAACAAGCAGCTATAGTACATGCGCTCTGTCTGCCAAGCCCTGAGCAAACCATTCGGATTCGGGAGGAAATTAATCGGATTCCGCTCATGAAAACACCGTAA
- a CDS encoding SepM family pheromone-processing serine protease, translating into MERSDNRRISKHKLWITLGVIVVALLYFIRLPFYLTMPGHAITISPMVEVGADEDVKQGELMLTTISMSRNETNLVEYALGSFKDYWELYPAEELRMDGESDEEYNQRQLLLMENSKEKATYAAFTAAGQPVERILEDALISYIKPGAPAEKHLAIGDNVKAIEGEPVNDETDLSNAVTALGEGDRIRLTIERDGRERNVEVPITKGVLNDVEKPMIGVGLTMNYSVTSDPEVVIKSEEIGGPSAGLMFSLEIYSRLVDQDITRGRSIAGTGTIDFAGSVGAIGGIKQKVVAADNAGADVFFAPRSGDNFKDADATAKDIQTAMTIVPVDTLEDAIHYLEALEPVA; encoded by the coding sequence ATGGAAAGGTCGGACAACCGCCGTATATCAAAACATAAGCTGTGGATTACTCTTGGCGTTATTGTTGTGGCGTTGCTTTATTTTATCCGTTTGCCATTCTACTTAACGATGCCAGGTCACGCCATCACGATTAGTCCAATGGTTGAAGTCGGTGCGGATGAAGATGTGAAGCAAGGAGAATTAATGCTCACAACGATATCAATGAGTCGCAATGAGACCAATCTCGTTGAATATGCCTTAGGGAGCTTTAAAGATTATTGGGAGCTCTATCCTGCCGAAGAACTTCGGATGGACGGGGAATCTGATGAAGAATATAACCAGCGGCAGCTATTGTTAATGGAAAACTCTAAAGAAAAGGCGACCTATGCAGCTTTTACGGCTGCTGGCCAACCTGTCGAACGAATTTTAGAAGATGCGTTGATTAGCTACATAAAACCTGGCGCTCCTGCAGAAAAGCATTTAGCGATTGGGGATAATGTCAAGGCCATCGAAGGCGAGCCCGTCAATGATGAGACTGATTTATCAAACGCAGTAACCGCTCTTGGGGAAGGTGATCGCATTCGCTTAACGATCGAACGCGATGGGCGAGAGAGGAACGTCGAAGTGCCAATTACGAAAGGTGTCCTTAATGACGTGGAAAAGCCAATGATTGGTGTCGGCTTAACGATGAACTACAGTGTCACAAGTGATCCCGAGGTCGTGATTAAAAGTGAGGAAATCGGTGGGCCCTCAGCCGGCCTCATGTTTTCTTTAGAAATATACAGCCGGCTTGTCGATCAGGATATTACACGAGGACGCTCGATTGCTGGCACGGGAACGATCGATTTTGCCGGAAGTGTTGGCGCCATTGGCGGGATTAAGCAAAAAGTCGTCGCGGCTGATAATGCAGGGGCGGATGTGTTTTTTGCACCGCGATCGGGAGATAATTTCAAGGACGCCGATGCCACCGCTAAAGATATTCAGACCGCGATGACAATCGTTCCGGTGGACACTTTAGAAGATGCCATTCATTACCTGGAAGCTTTAGAGCCTGTGGCATAA
- the ylbJ gene encoding sporulation integral membrane protein YlbJ, translated as MFSKTKTFTALLSFAVITLVMALITFPKEAVTASARGLDIWWGTVFPSLLPFFIMSNVMVSIGVVQFFSVLFEPFMRPLFKVPGSGGVVWAMSMASGFPSGAKMTTELRQENLLTQTEAERLVSFTNASNPLFIIGAVAVGFFHEPALGIILAAAHYGGNFFVGLIMRFYKAEDAKPFEFKWPSLREAFRSLHNHRIKQYKPLGALLGDAVITSVQTLLMIGGFIILFSVLNELLSVLHIATTASSIVALILELLFLPPELSKSIVSGIFEITLGAQLVSETTVELQYQIIVVSFILAFSGLSVHAQVASILAKANIRYTPFLAARFMHGLISAALALAIFNLAEPYPKTTVAIADNSFTIDKSVHHLFEWGPLFTIVMLLVYCWSYARANRVFNG; from the coding sequence ATGTTCTCAAAAACGAAAACTTTTACTGCATTGCTCTCATTCGCTGTCATCACCTTAGTCATGGCTCTTATCACTTTTCCTAAAGAAGCTGTGACCGCCTCAGCACGCGGGCTCGACATATGGTGGGGAACGGTCTTTCCTTCTTTATTACCTTTTTTTATTATGTCTAACGTCATGGTCTCGATCGGTGTCGTACAGTTTTTCAGTGTGTTATTCGAGCCGTTTATGCGTCCTTTATTTAAAGTACCTGGCTCAGGAGGTGTCGTCTGGGCAATGAGTATGGCATCTGGTTTTCCCTCTGGTGCCAAAATGACAACTGAGCTTCGTCAAGAAAACCTCCTCACTCAAACAGAAGCGGAAAGACTCGTTTCCTTTACAAATGCATCAAACCCACTGTTTATCATTGGTGCTGTAGCGGTCGGGTTTTTTCATGAGCCTGCGTTAGGGATCATCCTTGCAGCGGCGCACTATGGAGGGAATTTCTTTGTCGGCTTGATTATGCGCTTTTATAAAGCAGAAGACGCTAAACCGTTTGAATTCAAATGGCCTTCTTTACGTGAGGCATTTCGGTCTCTCCACAATCATCGGATTAAACAATATAAACCTTTAGGGGCGCTCCTAGGAGATGCCGTCATTACTTCTGTACAAACGTTATTAATGATCGGTGGATTTATTATTTTATTTTCCGTACTCAATGAACTATTGTCTGTTCTTCACATCGCGACAACCGCTAGTTCAATTGTTGCACTTATACTAGAACTTCTGTTTCTTCCGCCAGAGCTGAGCAAGAGTATCGTTTCTGGGATATTTGAAATTACTCTCGGAGCACAACTCGTCAGTGAGACAACTGTCGAGCTCCAGTACCAGATTATCGTTGTAAGTTTCATTTTAGCGTTCAGTGGCTTATCCGTCCATGCACAGGTCGCCTCCATTTTAGCAAAAGCGAATATCCGTTATACCCCTTTTTTAGCAGCAAGATTCATGCACGGGTTAATTTCTGCCGCGCTGGCATTAGCCATCTTCAACCTGGCAGAACCCTACCCAAAAACGACGGTTGCTATAGCTGACAATAGCTTCACGATAGACAAGAGTGTTCATCATTTGTTTGAGTGGGGACCTTTGTTTACGATCGTCATGCTACTTGTCTATTGTTGGTCATACGCCCGCGCAAACAGAGTATTTAACGGCTAA
- the coaD gene encoding pantetheine-phosphate adenylyltransferase, which produces MDKIAVCPGSFDPVTYGHLDIIQRGTKVFDHIYVAVLNNQSKQPLFSVDERLELLREATDAFANVSIEQHGGLLTDYAKQKNAQVILRGLRAVSDFEYEMKIATANKMLAEDVETFFMMTNSQYSFLSSSTVKEIAQYGANVDQLVPQNVSEALKAKFSR; this is translated from the coding sequence ATGGATAAAATTGCAGTTTGTCCTGGCAGTTTTGACCCTGTGACCTACGGACATCTAGACATCATTCAGCGAGGGACTAAAGTGTTTGATCATATTTATGTCGCGGTTTTAAATAATCAATCGAAGCAGCCTTTATTTTCAGTAGATGAACGGCTTGAGCTACTCCGTGAAGCGACAGACGCCTTTGCCAATGTGTCGATCGAGCAGCACGGAGGCCTCTTGACGGATTACGCAAAGCAAAAGAATGCACAAGTCATTTTGCGAGGACTTCGTGCTGTATCCGATTTTGAATATGAAATGAAGATTGCGACAGCAAATAAAATGCTTGCTGAGGATGTCGAAACCTTTTTTATGATGACGAATAGCCAATATTCATTTTTAAGCTCCAGCACGGTTAAAGAGATTGCGCAGTATGGCGCAAATGTTGATCAGCTTGTTCCGCAGAACGTATCAGAGGCATTGAAGGCGAAGTTTAGCCGTTAA
- the rsmD gene encoding 16S rRNA (guanine(966)-N(2))-methyltransferase RsmD, producing the protein MRIIAGSAKGHPLKTMSGQNTRPTSDKVKESLFQMIGPFFHGGTVLDLFGGSGSLGIEALSRGMDQAVFVDKSAQAVHVIQQNLEKCHFADQATVYRSDALKALAMLAKKDVRFDLVFLDPPYALTILPKLLQVIDTHQLLLPKGLIVAEHDQSVELPEALDTFTAFRKQTYGSQTQMTLYEAKEMHSNG; encoded by the coding sequence ATGAGAATCATTGCGGGGTCGGCGAAAGGCCACCCATTAAAAACGATGAGTGGGCAAAATACACGCCCTACATCAGATAAGGTGAAGGAGTCGCTTTTTCAAATGATTGGGCCTTTCTTTCATGGGGGTACCGTCCTCGATTTATTTGGCGGAAGCGGCTCACTTGGTATAGAGGCTCTCAGTCGCGGTATGGACCAGGCTGTTTTTGTCGATAAGTCGGCACAGGCAGTTCATGTGATTCAGCAAAACCTTGAAAAATGTCATTTTGCCGATCAGGCAACGGTGTACCGCAGCGATGCTTTGAAAGCGCTGGCGATGTTAGCGAAAAAAGACGTCCGTTTTGACTTAGTTTTTCTCGATCCACCGTATGCATTAACCATCTTGCCAAAACTACTTCAGGTCATCGATACTCATCAACTTCTTTTACCGAAAGGACTGATTGTCGCGGAACATGATCAGTCCGTAGAACTGCCAGAAGCTTTGGACACGTTTACAGCCTTCCGCAAGCAAACTTATGGCAGCCAAACACAAATGACTCTTTATGAGGCAAAGGAGATGCACTCCAATGGATAA
- a CDS encoding DUF7147 family protein produces the protein MNYKVIHLGEGYNDVYELLEVARTNRQRLRHFLTLTATTPEESNPYYSLAMILAPASGARFQPVYICREGIRSLSSKRFADFKRLAEDLGLPTIELEVKKSDAFYDLAQYDAYLLGALKVNRMLETDQLAWS, from the coding sequence ATGAATTATAAAGTGATTCATCTAGGTGAAGGATACAATGATGTATACGAATTACTAGAAGTCGCCCGTACGAACAGACAACGGCTCCGCCACTTCCTCACCTTAACAGCCACAACCCCTGAGGAAAGCAATCCTTATTACTCTTTGGCAATGATTTTAGCGCCAGCATCAGGCGCCCGTTTTCAACCTGTTTACATCTGTCGTGAAGGTATTCGTTCTCTGTCTTCCAAGCGATTTGCCGACTTTAAGCGCTTGGCTGAAGACCTCGGGCTTCCGACGATTGAGCTTGAAGTGAAAAAAAGTGATGCATTTTATGATTTAGCCCAATACGATGCCTACCTGCTCGGGGCTTTAAAAGTGAACCGAATGCTTGAAACAGATCAGCTTGCCTGGTCATAA
- a CDS encoding YlbG family protein: MRDGMHLSERQGIIVWMHTLKQIRLLKKFGHVMYVSKKLRYAIIYCNKDEAENLMEKLARLQFVKSIEPSYRADVRSDFTKLTKAELDQHQKEPMLDIQATSV, translated from the coding sequence ATGAGGGACGGTATGCATTTAAGTGAACGCCAAGGTATCATAGTTTGGATGCACACATTAAAGCAGATTAGGCTTCTAAAAAAATTCGGACACGTCATGTACGTTTCGAAAAAATTGAGGTACGCAATTATTTACTGTAACAAAGACGAAGCAGAAAATCTGATGGAAAAGTTAGCACGCTTGCAATTTGTCAAAAGTATCGAGCCTTCCTACCGAGCTGATGTTCGTTCTGACTTTACAAAGTTGACAAAAGCAGAGCTTGATCAGCATCAAAAGGAACCTATGCTTGATATACAAGCGACGTCAGTTTAA
- a CDS encoding YlbF family regulator yields the protein MLATMEAVSVLDRVDSFTNILIQSECAIAYREAKTQMDNDPEAQKLIRSFQDLKERYEEVQRFGHYHPDYKTVMKQMRDLKRELDTHPSIARYKQCEDNLQSLLTEIAQAIGGAVSEQIKIPTGNPFFDNASSCSGGCGSGGSCGCKTS from the coding sequence ATGTTAGCTACTATGGAAGCTGTCAGCGTTCTTGACCGTGTGGACAGTTTTACCAATATCCTCATTCAATCCGAGTGCGCCATCGCTTATCGGGAGGCGAAGACTCAAATGGACAACGATCCTGAAGCCCAAAAGCTCATTCGGTCATTTCAGGATTTAAAGGAGCGTTATGAAGAAGTTCAGCGTTTCGGTCACTATCATCCAGACTATAAAACAGTGATGAAGCAAATGAGGGACTTGAAGCGTGAATTAGATACACATCCGAGCATAGCTCGATATAAACAATGTGAGGATAATTTGCAGTCTTTATTGACTGAAATTGCGCAGGCCATCGGTGGCGCTGTTTCGGAACAAATTAAAATACCTACTGGGAACCCGTTTTTTGACAATGCCAGCTCATGTAGTGGCGGTTGTGGAAGCGGAGGCAGCTGCGGCTGCAAAACGTCGTAA
- a CDS encoding YlbE-like family protein translates to MRPELSTWLQQHPDLSFYLHTHPEWYITLRRTPDQWPAFKKAADEFFERTWPHKLQQIHERLGMASMLFMLMQEDQDRGS, encoded by the coding sequence ATGCGCCCTGAGCTATCTACGTGGCTTCAGCAGCATCCAGACTTGTCTTTTTATTTGCATACGCATCCAGAATGGTATATCACGTTACGTCGCACGCCTGATCAGTGGCCGGCGTTTAAAAAAGCAGCGGATGAGTTTTTTGAACGGACGTGGCCGCATAAGCTTCAGCAAATCCATGAGCGTCTCGGAATGGCCTCGATGCTCTTTATGCTCATGCAAGAGGATCAAGACCGTGGGTCATAG
- the ylbD gene encoding spore coat protein YlbD, translating to MPSKEETLHAFKTFVKAHPGLGEEVKRNKRTWQHIFEDWYLLGEDDEQWAQYTKATKKEQQDVMKQAMDFLKNMDAEDIQKKISSVSTAIENIQQVLKQFQGSQSQALPRQQNNRAFERTHGRD from the coding sequence TTGCCTTCAAAAGAAGAAACGCTTCATGCTTTCAAAACATTTGTAAAAGCTCACCCCGGTTTAGGAGAAGAAGTCAAACGAAACAAAAGAACGTGGCAGCATATATTCGAAGACTGGTATTTATTAGGCGAAGATGATGAACAATGGGCGCAATATACGAAAGCGACGAAAAAAGAGCAGCAGGATGTGATGAAGCAGGCAATGGATTTTTTGAAGAACATGGATGCTGAAGATATTCAGAAAAAAATTTCGTCAGTCAGTACGGCGATTGAGAACATTCAACAAGTATTAAAACAATTTCAAGGAAGTCAAAGTCAGGCTCTTCCTAGGCAGCAAAACAATCGTGCGTTTGAGCGCACGCATGGACGAGATTAA
- a CDS encoding Gfo/Idh/MocA family protein: MRVGMISFAHLHAHAYAQALKNHPAVTLVGIHDKDADRGEQVANTYGTTYQPSMEALLDDVEAVVICTENVYHKEAVLAAAAKGVHSLCEKPIATSVQDAEEMIEACEKAGVILQTAFPVRFNPPVQQLKGLIDSGGLGDIRAIHGTNRGTNPGGWFIDPALSGGGAVLDHTVHVVDLMRWFLQSEVAEVYAEVGSSFGTTTADDCGLLTFSFQNGTIATLDPSWSRNKQFPTWGDVTMDVIGSKGVTRLDAFKQNMLLFSDEGKAVQEQFWGDDHDNGLVQDFIESVQMNRPPSITGLDGLKAMQVGLAAYESFQKKQPVSIKH; this comes from the coding sequence ATTAGAGTCGGTATGATTAGTTTTGCTCACTTGCATGCCCATGCGTATGCTCAAGCGTTAAAAAATCATCCAGCTGTCACATTGGTCGGAATTCATGATAAAGATGCCGACCGAGGTGAGCAGGTCGCAAACACGTATGGGACGACGTATCAGCCATCAATGGAGGCACTACTTGATGATGTTGAAGCGGTCGTCATTTGTACAGAAAACGTTTATCATAAGGAAGCTGTGCTCGCTGCGGCTGCCAAAGGTGTACATAGCTTGTGTGAAAAGCCGATCGCAACAAGTGTTCAAGACGCTGAAGAAATGATTGAAGCATGTGAGAAAGCAGGTGTCATTTTACAAACCGCGTTTCCTGTTCGGTTTAACCCGCCTGTCCAACAGTTAAAGGGGTTAATTGACAGTGGAGGGCTTGGTGATATTCGAGCGATCCACGGAACGAATCGGGGAACAAACCCTGGTGGATGGTTTATCGATCCTGCGCTTTCAGGTGGCGGCGCGGTATTAGACCATACGGTGCACGTCGTTGACTTAATGCGTTGGTTTTTACAAAGTGAGGTTGCTGAAGTGTATGCAGAGGTTGGTTCGTCCTTTGGCACGACGACAGCAGACGATTGTGGCTTGTTAACGTTCTCATTTCAAAATGGAACGATTGCAACGCTCGACCCGAGCTGGTCACGGAACAAACAGTTCCCGACTTGGGGAGACGTCACGATGGATGTGATCGGCTCAAAAGGCGTGACCCGCCTCGATGCTTTCAAGCAAAATATGTTGCTTTTTAGTGATGAGGGGAAAGCAGTACAAGAACAATTTTGGGGTGACGACCACGATAACGGGCTCGTCCAGGATTTTATTGAAAGCGTTCAAATGAACCGTCCTCCAAGCATTACTGGCCTTGATGGCTTAAAGGCGATGCAGGTTGGTCTGGCCGCATATGAATCTTTCCAGAAGAAGCAGCCGGTCTCTATTAAACATTAA
- a CDS encoding Gfo/Idh/MocA family protein: MKVAIVGAGTMGKVHADAYTKMEGVTLAGIVDTDEKQRETASVFQVPLYASFEEMLEKEAPDVIDVCVPTDRHAEYVKKAAEAKKHVICEKPIARTVQEAEEMIATCEKAGVQLFIGQVVRFFPEFSQAKQLVENGKIGTPGTARLKRAGTFPRAHENWYADDARSGSVFLDLCIHDIDYVCWLFGDVARVYAKGFKNDEGSAYVHGVISLRFANGVIGHIEGSWAYAEGFMTEFELAGTKGIVRHKSTDAMPLEQSFKASEENASQTNVQVPASPTEKNPYEIELRHFMDCLQHGTEPIVTPQDALIALKVGLAARESIETNQVVTLGGGTA, encoded by the coding sequence TTGAAAGTAGCAATTGTAGGCGCTGGAACAATGGGAAAAGTGCATGCTGATGCATACACGAAAATGGAAGGCGTTACCCTTGCAGGCATCGTTGATACTGACGAGAAGCAAAGAGAAACGGCCTCTGTTTTTCAAGTGCCTTTATACGCATCGTTTGAGGAAATGCTAGAAAAAGAAGCACCCGATGTGATCGACGTATGTGTTCCTACTGATCGCCATGCAGAATATGTGAAAAAAGCAGCGGAGGCCAAAAAGCACGTCATTTGTGAAAAGCCAATCGCTCGCACTGTACAAGAAGCAGAAGAAATGATTGCAACGTGTGAAAAAGCAGGTGTTCAGCTATTTATTGGCCAAGTTGTGCGCTTTTTCCCTGAATTTAGTCAGGCAAAACAGCTTGTAGAGAATGGAAAAATTGGCACGCCAGGAACGGCTCGACTTAAACGAGCAGGAACATTTCCACGAGCTCATGAAAATTGGTATGCGGATGATGCGAGAAGCGGCTCCGTGTTTTTGGATTTATGTATACATGACATTGATTACGTTTGCTGGTTGTTTGGCGACGTAGCTCGTGTCTATGCGAAAGGCTTTAAAAATGATGAAGGATCAGCATATGTTCACGGAGTTATTTCTTTACGGTTTGCCAATGGAGTGATTGGGCACATCGAAGGGTCATGGGCGTACGCTGAAGGGTTTATGACTGAGTTTGAATTAGCTGGTACAAAAGGCATTGTCCGCCATAAAAGTACAGACGCGATGCCGCTCGAACAGTCATTTAAGGCGTCTGAAGAAAACGCTTCCCAAACGAATGTGCAAGTCCCTGCTAGTCCTACAGAAAAGAATCCGTACGAAATCGAGCTTCGTCATTTTATGGACTGCCTGCAGCACGGTACAGAGCCTATCGTGACGCCGCAAGATGCTTTAATCGCGTTAAAGGTTGGACTAGCTGCTAGGGAATCCATTGAAACCAATCAAGTGGTGACATTGGGAGGAGGTACAGCATGA
- a CDS encoding CAP domain-containing protein: protein MNRILWIALIMLVLVIIYGQVQDRPRQKAEWAPELSQRTPNEKAMKYEGVFSFLGQPTKKVIGQLGEPKSKGASAYGYEWWVYPRHEALLMIGIEKEEVVTLFLTGQSANTSPYYLNQTWKEANEAGSFQEHVELKSDGSQYTFRLTEDEQRAKPLIQVNENYVQLYFDTVKDSVSSIRVLNQDVLLRQKPYHLTYRGKLPQEVEKSPETDEQIDRANEQLIFEMTNEIRKRFNLSLLEWDEDVAQVAKQHSHDMFKNNYFSHVSPDAGDLGQRMAAGEVTYQLAGENIATQYVDGMAAVEGWLNSPSHRKTLLNDEFDKLGVGVTEKYYTQNFLQDWSFW from the coding sequence ATGAACCGTATTTTATGGATTGCCTTGATCATGCTCGTTCTCGTTATCATTTATGGACAAGTTCAAGATCGGCCTAGGCAAAAAGCTGAGTGGGCACCTGAGTTATCTCAACGAACACCAAACGAAAAAGCTATGAAGTATGAGGGTGTATTTTCTTTTTTAGGTCAGCCGACAAAAAAGGTCATTGGACAGCTTGGGGAACCAAAAAGCAAAGGTGCAAGTGCTTATGGCTACGAGTGGTGGGTTTATCCACGCCATGAAGCTCTGTTAATGATTGGCATAGAAAAGGAAGAAGTTGTTACTCTATTTCTGACAGGTCAATCGGCAAATACCTCTCCTTATTATTTAAATCAAACGTGGAAAGAGGCAAACGAGGCAGGGTCATTCCAAGAGCACGTTGAGCTTAAAAGTGATGGGAGTCAATATACTTTTCGTTTAACTGAGGATGAGCAACGAGCCAAGCCTCTAATTCAAGTGAATGAAAACTATGTCCAACTTTACTTTGATACTGTTAAAGACTCCGTTTCTAGTATACGCGTCTTAAATCAAGATGTATTATTAAGGCAAAAGCCGTATCACTTAACGTATCGTGGAAAGCTCCCTCAAGAAGTGGAAAAATCGCCAGAGACAGATGAACAAATCGATCGAGCGAATGAGCAACTTATCTTTGAAATGACCAATGAAATAAGGAAGCGCTTTAATCTCTCTCTCCTCGAATGGGATGAAGATGTTGCTCAAGTAGCCAAACAGCATAGCCATGACATGTTTAAGAACAATTATTTTTCGCATGTCTCACCGGATGCTGGAGATTTAGGACAAAGAATGGCTGCAGGGGAGGTCACGTATCAGCTCGCAGGCGAAAATATTGCCACTCAATATGTTGATGGTATGGCAGCTGTAGAGGGTTGGTTAAACAGCCCTAGTCATCGCAAGACCCTTCTAAACGATGAATTCGATAAGCTTGGTGTCGGTGTTACGGAGAAATATTATACGCAAAATTTTTTGCAAGATTGGTCGTTTTGGTAA
- a CDS encoding YugN family protein, whose product MKLTDFSLEGKRVPLPILDGIMDDIGFIRAGQWDYERVTYDYKFEEMMTGNVYYLRLQGFATEGDVDKGNAIIEILTPYLGRHYYPHGVEYEGEDFADGIVKHSKEKLQLVTDRVNEATA is encoded by the coding sequence ATGAAATTAACAGATTTTTCACTAGAGGGAAAGCGCGTTCCTCTACCAATTCTTGACGGAATCATGGATGATATCGGCTTTATCCGTGCCGGTCAATGGGACTATGAACGAGTGACATATGATTACAAATTTGAGGAAATGATGACCGGCAATGTGTATTATCTCAGATTGCAAGGCTTTGCGACTGAAGGTGACGTAGATAAAGGGAACGCAATCATTGAAATACTTACACCGTATCTCGGCAGACATTATTATCCTCATGGCGTCGAGTATGAGGGAGAAGATTTTGCTGATGGCATCGTAAAGCATTCAAAAGAAAAATTGCAACTCGTCACCGATCGAGTCAATGAAGCAACCGCATAA